Proteins encoded together in one Chitinophaga sp. LS1 window:
- the nadD gene encoding nicotinate (nicotinamide) nucleotide adenylyltransferase, translating to MKIGLYFGSFNPIHTGHMIIANFVAYHTDLDKVWLVVSPQNPLKASASLLNEHNRFHLVELAIQDEPKLRASNIEFSLPRPSFTVDTLAYLTEKFPTQEFVIIMGSDSFQNISRWRNYQHIVRNYPIYVYKRPGHEVTETHGATVKILEAPMLDISATDIRNWIKEGKSIRYMVPDNVVAYITTNNYYK from the coding sequence ATGAAGATAGGCTTGTATTTTGGATCCTTTAATCCTATACATACCGGTCATATGATCATCGCGAATTTCGTGGCATATCATACGGATCTGGACAAAGTGTGGCTGGTCGTTTCTCCACAAAATCCATTAAAAGCATCGGCATCATTACTCAATGAACATAACCGTTTTCACCTGGTAGAACTGGCCATACAGGATGAGCCTAAGCTCAGGGCCAGTAACATAGAGTTCTCGTTACCTAGACCATCATTTACTGTTGATACATTAGCTTACCTGACTGAGAAGTTTCCGACACAAGAGTTTGTGATCATCATGGGGAGTGACAGTTTTCAGAACATTTCCCGCTGGCGCAACTATCAGCACATAGTGAGGAACTATCCGATCTATGTGTACAAACGGCCCGGGCATGAGGTGACAGAGACACATGGCGCCACAGTAAAAATACTGGAAGCGCCTATGCTGGATATATCAGCAACTGATATAAGGAATTGGATAAAAGAAGGAAAATCAATTCGATACATGGTACCTGACAATGTAGTGGCATATATTACAACCAATAACTACTACAAGTAA
- a CDS encoding AI-2E family transporter, giving the protein MSVIDNERLKQICFLLIIVLLASLLFMELYSFFPGFLGAITLYVISRNYMFRLVEKRHWKKPLAAAMLMILSFIIFLLPVGLMINMLTDKVSYAIAHTSELIAGLKSLNERIHGATKIDVLSQVKLEQLQGYLTAVLPRLVGATFNTLTTIAILYFILYFMLVSGREMEAYLYEYIPLKDENVLRLGSEFRKLVIANAVGIPLIAIIQGIVSLIGYLIFQVPEPIFWFAVTCCTSMLPVVGAAAVYVPMGIYLLGIGSTWQGIAVLVYGFAVVGTSDNIFRFVLAKKIGDVHPMITIFGVLVGVNLFGFIGLIFGPLLISMFILLLEIYSNEFLVKKREVRIEK; this is encoded by the coding sequence ATGAGCGTCATTGACAACGAACGCCTGAAACAGATCTGTTTCCTGCTTATCATCGTTTTGCTGGCTTCCCTCCTCTTCATGGAGCTGTATTCATTTTTCCCCGGTTTCCTTGGCGCAATCACACTCTATGTGATATCCCGCAATTACATGTTCAGACTGGTAGAAAAGCGCCACTGGAAAAAACCGCTGGCCGCTGCCATGTTAATGATCCTTTCCTTCATTATCTTTCTACTGCCAGTAGGGCTGATGATCAACATGCTCACTGACAAAGTAAGCTACGCCATTGCACACACATCAGAACTCATCGCTGGTCTCAAATCGCTCAATGAACGAATACATGGTGCTACTAAAATAGATGTGCTCTCACAGGTAAAACTGGAACAATTGCAGGGCTATTTGACCGCTGTTCTCCCCCGCCTGGTGGGCGCCACCTTCAACACGCTTACCACTATCGCTATCCTCTATTTTATTTTATATTTCATGTTGGTATCCGGCAGGGAAATGGAAGCTTACCTCTACGAATATATTCCGCTGAAAGATGAAAACGTACTAAGATTGGGCTCAGAATTCCGCAAACTGGTGATTGCCAATGCGGTGGGAATTCCCCTCATTGCTATCATACAGGGTATCGTCTCCCTGATCGGCTACCTTATTTTCCAAGTACCCGAACCAATATTTTGGTTTGCTGTCACCTGTTGTACTTCTATGCTGCCTGTAGTAGGTGCCGCTGCCGTATATGTTCCCATGGGCATATACCTCCTGGGCATAGGCAGTACCTGGCAGGGAATTGCCGTACTCGTCTACGGATTTGCCGTAGTAGGTACGTCAGATAATATCTTCAGATTTGTACTGGCTAAAAAGATTGGTGATGTACACCCTATGATTACCATATTCGGTGTGCTGGTTGGCGTGAACCTCTTCGGGTTTATAGGACTGATCTTCGGACCACTGTTGATATCTATGTTCATCCTGCTGCTGGAGATCTATTCAAATGAATTCCTCGTAAAGAAGCGGGAAGTAAGGATAGAAAAGTAA
- a CDS encoding YtxH domain-containing protein produces the protein MASNGSKAVVSFIVGAAVGVAVGYFLNSDKKDEIVDKLKYQADKLKDKLKKKKEQYEDALENELA, from the coding sequence ATGGCAAGCAACGGATCAAAAGCAGTTGTATCATTCATTGTTGGCGCAGCAGTAGGTGTTGCGGTAGGTTATTTCCTGAATTCTGACAAGAAAGATGAAATTGTAGACAAGCTGAAATATCAGGCAGACAAACTGAAAGATAAACTGAAGAAGAAAAAGGAGCAATATGAGGATGCCCTTGAAAATGAGCTGGCTTAA